The genomic stretch TGCCGCGTCCGGTGTCCTGCACGTGCAGCGCGACCTCGTGTTCGGACAGCTCCAGCAACAGCGTCACCGCGCCGCCTGGGCGGTTGTATTTGATCGCATTGCTGATCAGGTTCACGATCACTTGCCGCAAACGTGTGCGGTCGGCGCTGACAAACGCATCGACATCGCCGAGCGCCACTTTCACGTCCACGCTTCGACGCGCTGCTTCGGCGCTCGCGATGACAACCGCCTCCTTGACCACCGACAACACATGGGTTGCCTCGATCGACAAGGACATGCCGCCCGCCTCGATCGTCGACAGCTCCAGCACATCGCTGAGCACCGAGAGCACATGTCGCCCGGCGTCGAGGATGTTGCGTGCATAGCCGCGGTGTGTGTCGTGGCCGGTCTTCTGCAGGCTCATGTCGAGCAGCTGCGCAAAGCCGATCACCGCGTTCAGCGGCGTGCGCAGTTCGTGGCTCATGCGCGCGAGAAACGCGGTCTTGGCCGCGCTCGCGTGCTGAGCGGCTTTCATCGTCAGCTGCTGCTGCAGCAGTTCGCGTCGCTCGGTGATGTCGACGGCGTACCCATGCCAGAGCACGCCGTCGTCGCGCAAGCGCTCGGGCGCCGCGTTGACGGCCACCCAGCGCTCCTGTCCGTCCGAGGCCGTGGTCCGGAAGGTCCCGGCCCACGCGGCGAGTTGTGCCGCCGAGCACTCGAGTTGCCGCTCGACCAGGGGCAGGTCCTCGGGATGCACCCGCGGGCACAGGGACCGTGTCGACTTCCGCACCGCCCTGGGCGACAGGCCGCAGAGGTCCGCGAGCCCGGCGCTGGCATAAGGCATGGACTTTTTTCCGTCCGGGCCTTGCTGATACTGGAACAGCACACCGGGCACGTGCTGCGACAGCTTGTGCAGCAACAGGTGCTGCGCCCGTGCTTTTTCCTCGGCCATCACGCGCGACGTCATGTCGCGCGAAACCGACAGCACCCCGTTCAGCGCTGCATCGCTGTCCAGCAGCGGCGCGAGCAAGGTTTCCAGCCAGATCCAGCGTCCGTCGGCATGGCGGAACCGATGCAATACCAGCGGTTGCTGGCGCGCATCGTCCCCAAGCCGGGCCATGCCGCGCTGCAGCTTGCGACGATCGTCGACATGCACCAGCTCCAGCGCGCGACGCCCCACCAAGGCCTGATGGGTGTACCCCAACACCAACCGCGCTGAGGGGCTGACGTATTCATAGATGCCCTGCGGGCTGTAGATGCACACGACGTCACGCATGTGCTCCACGATGGTGCCGAGGCGGCGCTCCTGCTGCTGCGCCGCCTCGGCTGTCGCCGAGGTACGGGTCAGGAACCGGTACAGCAGGTAGGAAAGGCTGACGACAAAGGGCCGGAGGTCGGTCAGCAGCGGCTCCGCGTACCCGCCGGAGCGCCCGGACAACGCAAGCACGCCGATCAGCCGCTCGGCAAAGCGCAGCGGAAAGCCCAGATACGGCCGCCCCCCGCGCCCTGTTGCAACGACCGGCTCGTGGTCAGGCACGGCGCTCGTGGCGCGCACCTCGTCGGTCAGTTGCAGCAGCGCCGCCCCGTCAGCCTGGAGATCGTCGTAGCACAAACGGGTGGCCTGGGGCCAGGCCAGGTCGGTGACGATGATGGTGCGCAGTCGTTGCGGCGACCCGTGCTGCAAGGACCCGACCTCGGCGATCAGGCCCTGCCGGCTCCCCGTCGCACCGATCAGGCCCTCCAGTGCCGGGCCGAACAGCGGACACCGGTCGTGCCGGCCGGCGAAGCGGACTTCGAGGCCATCGAGGATTTCCTGCACGACATGCGGCAGATCATTCGCGGAGGCCATCGTATCGGCGGCCTCGAGCGGCCCAACACATCGCGACTTGTTGCTCATGGCAAGCCCTCCCCCGACACCATTCGCAGCGTGTCGGACAGCCACTTGCGTTGCTCCCTAACCATCGGTTCTTATCTGCAACTGTTCATGGTACTCCTGCCGTCGCAGCAAAGCCTTTGCTGTGAGAAGAGGTAGTCCCTGAACAAGCACGGGCGCAATGGCATATGGATTGCTCGGACCGCCGTCATCGGGAACGACGAAAATTGCCATGTCCACTGCGCTCACCCCCCGCGCCCGCCCGGCCTCGACTCAGACTCACACGCGGCAAGACCTCGCCATCGCCGACATCCCTCGCAGGGAACTGCAGTTCAATCTGAATGGAACGCCGCACACCGTGGTCGTGGAGACCTGGGTCACCCTGCTCGACCTGCTGCGGGATCACCTCGGCCTCACCGGCACCAAGAAAGGGTGCGATCACGGGCAGTGCGGTGCCTGCACGGTCCTGCGCAACGGGCGGCGGATCAATGCCTGTCTCACGCTTGCCGTGATGCAGCAAGGCGCCCAGATCACGACGATCGAAGGGCTCGCTGGCCCGCAACCAGACGGCACCCAACCGGCCCTGCACCCGCTGCAGCAAGCCTTCATCGAGCACGACGCCTTCCAATGCGGCTACTGCACGCCCGGGCAGTTGTGCTCCGCCGCCGGCTTGCTGAACGAAGCGCCGCCGGTCAACCTGGCGGAACTGCGCGAGCGGATGAGTGGCAACCTGTGTCGCTGCGGGGCGTACCCGCAGATCACCGACGCCGTGGCCGAGGTGGTGGTGCAAGTGCACCGTCGACCAGCGGACGACGCGCAGGGGGGCCCCCATGCATCCGTTTGAGTACGTGGCGCCCGGGTCGGTGGAAGAAGCGCTGGCCGCGATCGGCACCTTGCCGGGCCAAGGTCGGTTCATTGCGGGCGGCACCAACCTGCTGGACTTGATGAAGGAACGGGTGATGAAGCCCCCGCTCCTCGTGGACTTGAACGCCTTGCCGCTGGCCGACATCACCGCCGAACCGAACGGCGGCCTGCGGCTCGGCGCCTTGGCCACCAACGCCGACACGGCCCACCATCCGCTGGTGCGCAAGGGCTATCCGTTGCTGCGGGCGGCCATCCTCGCCGGCGCATCGCCGCAGATCCGCAACATGGCCACCAATGGCGGCAACCTGCTGCAGCGCACGCGATGCGTGTATTTCTATGACGCGGGCGTGCCGTGCAACAAGCACACGCCGGGCAGCGGCTGCCCGGCCGCGACCGGCCTCGCACGGCAGCACGCCATCCTGGGCGCGAGCCCGCATTGCATTGCCACGCACCCGTCCGACATGTGTGTGGCGCTGGCGGCGCTCGAGGCCGTGGTGCAGGTGCGGTCGGCCCGGGGGGCGCGCGAGATTCCGTTCGCCGAGTTTCACCGCCTGCCCGGCGATCAGCCCGAGATCGACACCACCCTGGCGTCCGACGAACTGATCACGCACCTCGTGCTGCCCGATGCGCGACGCTACGCCGCGCGCAGCTGCTATTTGAAGCTGCGCGAGCGGGCCTCTTATGCGTTTGCACTGGTCTCGGTCGCCGCCGCGCTCGAACTCAGCGAGGACGGCAGGGTGCAGTCAGCGCGCATCGCGTTGGGCGGTGTCGCCCACAAGCCTTGGCGTGACCCCGCGGCCGAGGCGCTGCTGGTCGGCCGGCCGGCCACGGCCGCCACCTTCTCGCTGGCGGCCGACGTGTTGCTCGCCGAGGCGCGCCCCTGGGGCGGTCCGGGGTTGCCGGACGGCCCGCCCGGCAACAGCTTCAAGATCCCGCTGGCGCGGCGCGCCATCGTGCGGGCGCTGGAGATGGCGGCGGCCGGAGAGATCAGCAACACCGGCGAAGACGGCGCCCGCCTGCAAGGCGAACGCGACGGCAGCCGGCGTCTGGAGGTGACCCGATGAGCGCCGCGAACTCCCCCCACAACGACCAGCAGCCCATGGCGCCGCCCGGCACGGGCCCGGTCCGCATCGGGCAGCCGGTCCCGCGTGTCGACGGGGTTGCCAAAGTCACCGGCCACGCCCGCTATGCCGCCGAACACCCCGCGCAGGGCCTGCTTTACGGCGTGGTGGTCAACAGCACCATCGCCCGCGGCCGGATCGACAGCATCGACACCGGCGACGCCTTGGCGGTGCCGGGAGTGGTGGACGTTCTGAGCCACCTGAACCGGCCCAAGATGCGCTCGCTGGGCATGCTCTACAAAGACATGATCGCCCCGGAAGGTTCGCCCTTCAAGCCGCTGCACGACGACCGCATCTGCTACAGCGGCCAACCGGTCGCGCTGGTGATCGCGCAGACCTTCGAGGCGGCCCGCCATGCCGCGGGCCTGGTGCGGGTGCACTGTTGCGCCGAGCCGCACGAAACGGAGTTGCGCGCCGGCTTGCACCGCAGCCACATCCCCAGCCGCCTGAAGGCGGGCTACTCGCCCCCGCCGAAACCCCGCGGTGACGCGGACGCCGCCCTCGCGGCCGCGCCCGTGCAGCACCGCGGCGAGTACTACAGCGGCGTCGAGCATCACAACCCGATGGAGATGCACGCGACCACCGTGATCTACGGGCCCGACGGTCACCTGACGATCTACGACAAGACCCAAGGCTCGCAGAACTGCCGCTGGGTGGTGTCGCGTGCGTTCGGCTTGTCGAAAGACAAGGTGACGGTGAGAAATCCTTACGTGGGCGGCGCCTTCGGGTCCGGCCTGCGCCCGCAGTATCCGTTGCTGATGGCCGTGATGGCCGCGTTGCACGTGAAGCGCTCGGTGCGCGTGGTGCTGACACGCCAGCAGATGTTCACCTTCGGCCACCGGCCCGAGACGCTGCAGCGTGTCGCGCTGGGTGCGGACACCGACGGCACACTGCGGTCCATCATCCACGAGGCGGTGGCCGAGACCTCCCGCTTCGAAGACTATGTCGAGGTGGTCGTCAACTGGTCGGGCCAGCTGTACCGCTGTGACAACGTGCGCCAGAACTACCAACTGGTGAAGCTCGACCAATACACGCCCATCGACATGCGGGCACCGGGTGCCGCCCACGGCGTCTACGCGCTGGAAGTGGCGATGGACGAACTGGCGCATCGTCTGGGCATGGACCCCTTGGCGCTGCGCTTGAAGAACTACGCCGAGCACGACGCGGCAAAGGGGCTGCCCTTCTCCACCAAGGCCTTGCGCACCTGCTACGAGCGCGGCGCCGAGCGCTTCGGGTGGGCGCAGCGCCCGCTGGCGCCGCGCTCGATGCGCGACGGCCGGGTATGGGTAGGCTGGGGCATGGCCACCGGCACTTGGGACGCGTCGCAGATGTTCGCGCGCGCGCGCGCAAGGCTGCAAGCGGACGGGGTGCTCGTCGTCAGCAGCGCCGCGACGGACATCGGCACCGGCACCTACACGGTGATGGCCCAGATTGCGGCCGCGGCCATGGGGTGGCCACTGGAGCAGGTGCGCTTCGAACTCGGCGACTCGACCCTGCCGGTGGCGCCGGTGGAAGGGGGCTCCTCACATGTGACCACCATCGGCTCGGCCGTGGAGGGTGCATGCGAAAAGTTGCAAAAGACCTTGCTCAAGGAAGCCGCCCGGCTGCCGCAATCGCCCTTCGCAAAGGCCACGGCCGCACACGTGATCTTCGAAAACGGTTGGATGCGGCTGCGGTCCGATCCTGCCGTCGCGATACGCTTGACCGACATCCTGGCCTGCGCCGGCAAGGCGGCCTTGGAGGTGACGTACCTGCTGCTGCCCAACATGCTCAAGCAGAAGAAGTACGTGCGCGCCACCCACTCGGCCGTGTTCTGTGAAGTCCGGGTCGACGAGGATTTCGGCACCGTGCGTGTGACGCGCGTGGTGAGCGTCGTCGATGCGGGCCGCATCATCAACCCCAAAACGGCGCGCAGCCAGGTGATCGGCGGTGTGGTGTGGGGCATCAGCCAGGCGCTGCACGAAGAGACACTGGCCGACCACCGGCTGGGGCGCTTCATGAACCACAACTACGCGGAGTACCACATCCCGGTGAACGCCGACATGCCCGAGGTGGAAGTGATCTTCACCGAGGAGGAGGACCGCATCGTCAGCCGGCTGGGGGCCAAGGGGGTCGGCGAGATCGGCATCGTGGGCGTGGCCGCCGCGATCAGCAACGCGATCTTCCACGCCACCGGGCGGCGGGTGCGCAGCACGCCGATGACGCCGGACAAGGTGATGGCCGCCGAGGGGAACGCTGATACGGCGTGACCCGGCTACGCACATCGGTCCGTAGAACCAATATCCCTCCTTACAGAATGGGGCGCTGCAGCAGTCGGGAGTGAGTACCATGCTTCGGTAGACATGCGCTCGCGTGGTTTTTAGGTGCACATTCCGTCCCCCGCTGGCCCGCGCACCGGCACTTGGTCGCCCCTCGGGGAGTACCGCACCGCCTGCAGCCGGCGGCGTGAAGCGTGGCGAGCAGGCCACGCCCGGCAGTGCGAAGCGCGCGACCGCGCCTTTTCGACAGGAGC from Caldimonas brevitalea encodes the following:
- a CDS encoding (2Fe-2S)-binding protein — encoded protein: MSTALTPRARPASTQTHTRQDLAIADIPRRELQFNLNGTPHTVVVETWVTLLDLLRDHLGLTGTKKGCDHGQCGACTVLRNGRRINACLTLAVMQQGAQITTIEGLAGPQPDGTQPALHPLQQAFIEHDAFQCGYCTPGQLCSAAGLLNEAPPVNLAELRERMSGNLCRCGAYPQITDAVAEVVVQVHRRPADDAQGGPHASV
- a CDS encoding PAS domain S-box protein, which gives rise to MSNKSRCVGPLEAADTMASANDLPHVVQEILDGLEVRFAGRHDRCPLFGPALEGLIGATGSRQGLIAEVGSLQHGSPQRLRTIIVTDLAWPQATRLCYDDLQADGAALLQLTDEVRATSAVPDHEPVVATGRGGRPYLGFPLRFAERLIGVLALSGRSGGYAEPLLTDLRPFVVSLSYLLYRFLTRTSATAEAAQQQERRLGTIVEHMRDVVCIYSPQGIYEYVSPSARLVLGYTHQALVGRRALELVHVDDRRKLQRGMARLGDDARQQPLVLHRFRHADGRWIWLETLLAPLLDSDAALNGVLSVSRDMTSRVMAEEKARAQHLLLHKLSQHVPGVLFQYQQGPDGKKSMPYASAGLADLCGLSPRAVRKSTRSLCPRVHPEDLPLVERQLECSAAQLAAWAGTFRTTASDGQERWVAVNAAPERLRDDGVLWHGYAVDITERRELLQQQLTMKAAQHASAAKTAFLARMSHELRTPLNAVIGFAQLLDMSLQKTGHDTHRGYARNILDAGRHVLSVLSDVLELSTIEAGGMSLSIEATHVLSVVKEAVVIASAEAARRSVDVKVALGDVDAFVSADRTRLRQVIVNLISNAIKYNRPGGAVTLLLELSEHEVALHVQDTGRGMSPEQLSRLYQPFNRLGVGAEVEGTGIGLVITRNLVELMFGRLTVVSTAGVGSTFTVHLKRLQDGPSQDREPLQEMVAAPDDQGQHVVLYVEDNDVNVLLLKEVLRYRPAVRLLTACSGAQALELLHREVPDLLLLDMHLGDTTGMALLNVIRKDARMTDVPCVAVSADGMPEQVRSALRGGFTDYLVKPVDVQQVLKCLDRHLSAARSHDNGAAENGGH
- a CDS encoding FAD binding domain-containing protein, with protein sequence MHPFEYVAPGSVEEALAAIGTLPGQGRFIAGGTNLLDLMKERVMKPPLLVDLNALPLADITAEPNGGLRLGALATNADTAHHPLVRKGYPLLRAAILAGASPQIRNMATNGGNLLQRTRCVYFYDAGVPCNKHTPGSGCPAATGLARQHAILGASPHCIATHPSDMCVALAALEAVVQVRSARGAREIPFAEFHRLPGDQPEIDTTLASDELITHLVLPDARRYAARSCYLKLRERASYAFALVSVAAALELSEDGRVQSARIALGGVAHKPWRDPAAEALLVGRPATAATFSLAADVLLAEARPWGGPGLPDGPPGNSFKIPLARRAIVRALEMAAAGEISNTGEDGARLQGERDGSRRLEVTR
- a CDS encoding xanthine dehydrogenase family protein molybdopterin-binding subunit is translated as MSAANSPHNDQQPMAPPGTGPVRIGQPVPRVDGVAKVTGHARYAAEHPAQGLLYGVVVNSTIARGRIDSIDTGDALAVPGVVDVLSHLNRPKMRSLGMLYKDMIAPEGSPFKPLHDDRICYSGQPVALVIAQTFEAARHAAGLVRVHCCAEPHETELRAGLHRSHIPSRLKAGYSPPPKPRGDADAALAAAPVQHRGEYYSGVEHHNPMEMHATTVIYGPDGHLTIYDKTQGSQNCRWVVSRAFGLSKDKVTVRNPYVGGAFGSGLRPQYPLLMAVMAALHVKRSVRVVLTRQQMFTFGHRPETLQRVALGADTDGTLRSIIHEAVAETSRFEDYVEVVVNWSGQLYRCDNVRQNYQLVKLDQYTPIDMRAPGAAHGVYALEVAMDELAHRLGMDPLALRLKNYAEHDAAKGLPFSTKALRTCYERGAERFGWAQRPLAPRSMRDGRVWVGWGMATGTWDASQMFARARARLQADGVLVVSSAATDIGTGTYTVMAQIAAAAMGWPLEQVRFELGDSTLPVAPVEGGSSHVTTIGSAVEGACEKLQKTLLKEAARLPQSPFAKATAAHVIFENGWMRLRSDPAVAIRLTDILACAGKAALEVTYLLLPNMLKQKKYVRATHSAVFCEVRVDEDFGTVRVTRVVSVVDAGRIINPKTARSQVIGGVVWGISQALHEETLADHRLGRFMNHNYAEYHIPVNADMPEVEVIFTEEEDRIVSRLGAKGVGEIGIVGVAAAISNAIFHATGRRVRSTPMTPDKVMAAEGNADTA